One segment of Nothobranchius furzeri strain GRZ-AD chromosome 13, NfurGRZ-RIMD1, whole genome shotgun sequence DNA contains the following:
- the cdon gene encoding cell adhesion molecule-related/down-regulated by oncogenes isoform X1 produces MDSGLRVLLSTVLCLSQSLLISCSFQYPSFLSEPTSVVQSTGSVAHLQCSASPSSAVVSWLFQGLPLDQGALTGVEFKQDSLIISNLTSRHAGVYQCVARSGHGSAVVSRLARVAIAEIAEYEDVRRQMLSVQEGSTVLIECPLPHSVPPARPRFRVRGDWIEESTDNYLVLPSGNLQIISASAQHQGMYKCGAVNPVTDQVVVRSHGTKLSVKHSDSSSSVHIVYPVAPATVSAVLSQPLTLECVVSGSPAPAAKWFKNGKEVRFGPSHQRRLNNLAFVGVMRSDEGRYSCMVETEQRKVISPGYTLKVLEPPLVEGGLGDQLISVGSSARFTCTARGNPAPSITWLFNANPITPSQRFQVSGVTLVITNVTSQDGGVYQCLLDNEVGSAQSHGILRTQPDLHLGSTAGVPLEASPSLHPIQSDESFLTDDDGDAFNLPADRSGDRPTPEAPIIISSPQTHKPDVYDLEWRAGRDSGSPINAYFVKYRKIDDMGTVVGNWQTVRVPGSEKTLRLSELEPSSLYEVLMVARSSAGEGQPAMLTFRTGKEKNTSSSNKNTSKPATVPISPKVVEPSRTNYGVIQHDRGSLPVPEAPDRPTISMATESSAYVTWIPRANGGSPIAAFRVEYRRGRSAEWLVAADNISPLKLSVEIRNLEPGSSYKFRVIAANTYGDSFPSIPSKPYQVPQANPRMADRPVVGPHISSTDAISDTQIMLRWTYNPSSNNNTPIQGFYIYYRPTDSDNDSDYKRDVVEGVKNWHMIGYLQPETSYDIKMQCFNGGGQSDYSNVMICETRARQSPGSPSQHPFTPPGPHLPEPSSSPGGLLYLIVGCVLVVMVLILLSFIAMCLWRNRQQNNTNKFDPPGYLYQPAELNGHVLEYTTLAPGSSRANGSIHGSYGHSGQMLPQGCHHLHHKLPNGLALLNGSGGLFSPGHPHGHEGALPCSAHDCEHSHPHHHLNGGGAYTALPQTENSDCMSCQNLCNNNRCHNKTNGTFPNGTLPLMHRVAPCQQDGMEMVPLGQVSPQCRGSDPEADRGYQPNELQGSLPSQRSFCLIQNNENSPGDSTAEEEPECVEVEERVVSWVSLGLPDLDCDKKPGWICSGSLAVELIQPGPQEA; encoded by the exons ATGGACAGTGGCCTAAGGGTCCTCCTGTCCACTGTGCTGTGTCTCAGCCAGTCGCTGCTCATCAGCTGCTCGT TTCAGTATCCCTCTTTTCTCTCTGAGCCAACCTCTGTGGTCCAGAGTACAGGTTCTGTGGCTCATCTGCAATGCTCAGCGAGTCCTTCGTCCGCCGTGGTTTCCTGGCTCTTCCAAGGCCTTCCCCTGGACCAGGGCGCGCTAACTGGCGTGGAATTCAAACAGGACTCCCTTATAATCTCCAACCTTACATCCAGGCACGCTGGCGTCTATCAGTGCGTGGCACGCTCAGGCCACGGGTCGGCTGTTGTCAGCCGCCTCGCCCGTGTCGCCATAGCAG AAATAGCAGAATATGAAGATGTCCGACGGCAGATGTTATCGGTACAGGAAGGAAGCACGGTTCTCATAGAGTGTCCTCTGCCGCACAGCGTCCCCCCAGCTCGTCCCAGATTCAGGGTCCGAGGGGACTGGATCGAAGAATCAACAG ATAATTATTTAGTCCTTCCATCTGGAAACCTGCAGATCATCTCTGCCTCTGCGCAGCACCAGGGCATGTACAAGTGTGGAGCAGTCAACCCTGTTACTGATCAAGTAGTGGTACGGTCTCATGGCACGAAGCTGTCAGTCAAAC ATTCAGACTCATCCTCCTCGGTCCACATAGTGTATCCCGTCGCTCCGGCGACGGTTTCCGCGGTGCTCTCCCAGCCGCTGACGCTAGAGTGCGTCGTGTCTGGGAGTCCTGCACCTGCGGCCAAGTGGTTCAAGAACGGTAAAGAGGTCAGATTTGGGCCTTCTCACCAGCGACGGCTCAACAACCTGGCTTTTGTTGGCGTGATGAGGAGCGATGAAGGACGGTACAGCTGCATGGTGGAGACAGAGCAGCGGAAGGTGATCAGCCCTGGTTACACTCTGAAAGTTCTCG AGCCTCCTCTTGTCGAGGGCGGTCTGGGTGACCAGCTCATCTCCGTGGGCTCCTCTGCTCGTTTTACCTGCACAGCGAGAGGAAACCCCGCCCCCAGCATCACCTGGCTGTTCAACGCCAACCCAATCACCCCATCGCAACGCTTTCAGGTTTCTGGAGTCACGCTTGTCATCACGAACGTGACGTCGCAGGATGGAGGAGTGTATCAGTGTCTTCTGGACAACGAGGTCGGCTCGGCACAGTCCCACGGGATACTCCGAACCCAGCCGG aTCTACATCTGGGCTCTACCGCCGGTGTGCCGCTGGAGGCTTCGCCATCACTCCATCCGATTCAGAGCGACGAGAGCTTCCTGACCGACGACGACGGCGATGCTTTCAACCTACCGGCCGACCGGAGCGGCGACCGTCCCACTCCGGAGGCGCCGATCATCATCAGCTCGCCGCAGACTCACAAACCCGACGTGTACGACCTGGAGTGGAGGGCGGGCCGTGACAGCGGCAGCCCCATAAACGCCTATTTTGTCAAATATCGGAAG atTGATGACATGGGAACGGTGGTGGGAAACTGGCAAACGGTTAGAGTTCCAGGCAGCGAGAAAACGCTGCGTCTGTCAGAGCTCGAGCCTTCCAGCCTGTACGAGGTTCTGATGGTGGCTCGGAGTTCCGCCGGTGAGGGTCAACCGGCCATGCTGACATTCCGCACCGGAAAAG AAAAGAACACCTCCTCCAGCAATAAGAACACTTCCAAGCCCGCCACCGTTCCCATCTCGCCCAAAGTTGTGGAGCCGTCGAGAACGAATTACGGAGTCATCCAACACGACCGAG GTTCCCTCCCGGTACCCGAGGCTCCTGACCGTCCAACCATCTCCATGGCAACCGAGAGCTCGGCGTACGTCACGTGGATCCCACGAGCCAACGGCGGCTCCCCCATCGCGGCTTTCCGGGTGGAGTACAGACGAGGCCGCAGCGCCGAGTGGCTAGTGGCGGCGGATAACATCTCCCCGCTCAAGCTGTCGGTTGAAATTAGGAATCTGGAGCCTG GGTCCAGCTATAAATTTCGAGTCATAGCCGCTAACACGTACGGCGACAGTTTTCCCAGCATTCCCTCCAAGCCCTACCAGGTTCCACAGGCCAATCCTCGCATGGCCGACCGGCCGGTGGTCGGACCTCACATCTCATCGACTGACGCTATCAGCGACACACAGATCATGCTGCGCTGGACC TACAACCCGTCGAGTAACAACAACACTCCGATCCAAGGCTTCTACATCTACTACAGACCCACTGACAGCGACAATGACAGCGACTACAAAAGAGACGTGGTGGAAG GTGTGAAGAACTGGCACATGATTGGATATCTGCAGCCAGAGACCTCCTACGATATCAAAATGCAGTGCTTTAACGGTGGGGGGCAGAGCGATTACAGCAACGTCATGATCTGTGAAACCAGAG CTCGCCAGTCTCCCGGGTCTCCCAGTCAGCACCCCTTCACCCCTCCTGGACCCCACCTCCCTGAGCCCTCCAGCTCACCTGGCGGACTGCTCTATCTGATTGTGGGCTGTGTTTTGGTGGTGATGGTGCTCATCCTGCTGTCTTTCATCGCCATGTGTCTGTGGAGGAATCGCCAGCAGAACAACACGAACA AGTTTGACCCTCCTGGCTACCTGTACCAGCCTGCAGAGTTGAACGGTCACGTCCTTGAATACACCACGCTGGCGCCGGGCAGCAGCCGTGCCAATGGGAGCATCCATGGTAGCTACGGGCACAGTGGCCAGATGTTACCCCAGGGGTGccaccacctccaccacaaaCTACCCAACGGCTTGGCGCTGCTTAACGGCTCCGGCGGTTTATTCTCACCCGGCCACCCACACGGCCACGAAGGCGCGCTGCCCTGTAGCGCCCATGACTGCGAGCACTCGCACCCTCACCACCACTTAAAC GGCGGAGGCGCATACACGGCTCTTCCTCAGACGGAGAACTCTGACTGCATGAGCTGTCAGAACCTGTGCAACAACAACAG ATGTCACAACAAGACCAACGGCACTTTCCCCAATGGCACGCTGCCTTTGATGCACCGAGTGGCACCCTGCCAGCAGGATGGGATGGAGATGGTCCCTCTGGGCCAGGTTTCACCTCAGTGTCGAGGCTCCGACCCAGAGGCTGACAGAGGGTACCAACCAAATGAGCTCCAGGGGTCCTTGCCCTCACAACGTTCCTTCTGTTTGATTCAGAACAACGAAAACTCCCCAGGGGATAGCACTG
- the cdon gene encoding cell adhesion molecule-related/down-regulated by oncogenes isoform X2 codes for MDSGLRVLLSTVLCLSQSLLISCSFQYPSFLSEPTSVVQSTGSVAHLQCSASPSSAVVSWLFQGLPLDQGALTGVEFKQDSLIISNLTSRHAGVYQCVARSGHGSAVVSRLARVAIAEIAEYEDVRRQMLSVQEGSTVLIECPLPHSVPPARPRFRVRGDWIEESTDNYLVLPSGNLQIISASAQHQGMYKCGAVNPVTDQVVVRSHGTKLSVKHSSSSVHIVYPVAPATVSAVLSQPLTLECVVSGSPAPAAKWFKNGKEVRFGPSHQRRLNNLAFVGVMRSDEGRYSCMVETEQRKVISPGYTLKVLEPPLVEGGLGDQLISVGSSARFTCTARGNPAPSITWLFNANPITPSQRFQVSGVTLVITNVTSQDGGVYQCLLDNEVGSAQSHGILRTQPDLHLGSTAGVPLEASPSLHPIQSDESFLTDDDGDAFNLPADRSGDRPTPEAPIIISSPQTHKPDVYDLEWRAGRDSGSPINAYFVKYRKIDDMGTVVGNWQTVRVPGSEKTLRLSELEPSSLYEVLMVARSSAGEGQPAMLTFRTGKEKNTSSSNKNTSKPATVPISPKVVEPSRTNYGVIQHDRGSLPVPEAPDRPTISMATESSAYVTWIPRANGGSPIAAFRVEYRRGRSAEWLVAADNISPLKLSVEIRNLEPGSSYKFRVIAANTYGDSFPSIPSKPYQVPQANPRMADRPVVGPHISSTDAISDTQIMLRWTYNPSSNNNTPIQGFYIYYRPTDSDNDSDYKRDVVEGVKNWHMIGYLQPETSYDIKMQCFNGGGQSDYSNVMICETRARQSPGSPSQHPFTPPGPHLPEPSSSPGGLLYLIVGCVLVVMVLILLSFIAMCLWRNRQQNNTNKFDPPGYLYQPAELNGHVLEYTTLAPGSSRANGSIHGSYGHSGQMLPQGCHHLHHKLPNGLALLNGSGGLFSPGHPHGHEGALPCSAHDCEHSHPHHHLNGGGAYTALPQTENSDCMSCQNLCNNNRCHNKTNGTFPNGTLPLMHRVAPCQQDGMEMVPLGQVSPQCRGSDPEADRGYQPNELQGSLPSQRSFCLIQNNENSPGDSTAEEEPECVEVEERVVSWVSLGLPDLDCDKKPGWICSGSLAVELIQPGPQEA; via the exons ATGGACAGTGGCCTAAGGGTCCTCCTGTCCACTGTGCTGTGTCTCAGCCAGTCGCTGCTCATCAGCTGCTCGT TTCAGTATCCCTCTTTTCTCTCTGAGCCAACCTCTGTGGTCCAGAGTACAGGTTCTGTGGCTCATCTGCAATGCTCAGCGAGTCCTTCGTCCGCCGTGGTTTCCTGGCTCTTCCAAGGCCTTCCCCTGGACCAGGGCGCGCTAACTGGCGTGGAATTCAAACAGGACTCCCTTATAATCTCCAACCTTACATCCAGGCACGCTGGCGTCTATCAGTGCGTGGCACGCTCAGGCCACGGGTCGGCTGTTGTCAGCCGCCTCGCCCGTGTCGCCATAGCAG AAATAGCAGAATATGAAGATGTCCGACGGCAGATGTTATCGGTACAGGAAGGAAGCACGGTTCTCATAGAGTGTCCTCTGCCGCACAGCGTCCCCCCAGCTCGTCCCAGATTCAGGGTCCGAGGGGACTGGATCGAAGAATCAACAG ATAATTATTTAGTCCTTCCATCTGGAAACCTGCAGATCATCTCTGCCTCTGCGCAGCACCAGGGCATGTACAAGTGTGGAGCAGTCAACCCTGTTACTGATCAAGTAGTGGTACGGTCTCATGGCACGAAGCTGTCAGTCAAAC ACTCATCCTCCTCGGTCCACATAGTGTATCCCGTCGCTCCGGCGACGGTTTCCGCGGTGCTCTCCCAGCCGCTGACGCTAGAGTGCGTCGTGTCTGGGAGTCCTGCACCTGCGGCCAAGTGGTTCAAGAACGGTAAAGAGGTCAGATTTGGGCCTTCTCACCAGCGACGGCTCAACAACCTGGCTTTTGTTGGCGTGATGAGGAGCGATGAAGGACGGTACAGCTGCATGGTGGAGACAGAGCAGCGGAAGGTGATCAGCCCTGGTTACACTCTGAAAGTTCTCG AGCCTCCTCTTGTCGAGGGCGGTCTGGGTGACCAGCTCATCTCCGTGGGCTCCTCTGCTCGTTTTACCTGCACAGCGAGAGGAAACCCCGCCCCCAGCATCACCTGGCTGTTCAACGCCAACCCAATCACCCCATCGCAACGCTTTCAGGTTTCTGGAGTCACGCTTGTCATCACGAACGTGACGTCGCAGGATGGAGGAGTGTATCAGTGTCTTCTGGACAACGAGGTCGGCTCGGCACAGTCCCACGGGATACTCCGAACCCAGCCGG aTCTACATCTGGGCTCTACCGCCGGTGTGCCGCTGGAGGCTTCGCCATCACTCCATCCGATTCAGAGCGACGAGAGCTTCCTGACCGACGACGACGGCGATGCTTTCAACCTACCGGCCGACCGGAGCGGCGACCGTCCCACTCCGGAGGCGCCGATCATCATCAGCTCGCCGCAGACTCACAAACCCGACGTGTACGACCTGGAGTGGAGGGCGGGCCGTGACAGCGGCAGCCCCATAAACGCCTATTTTGTCAAATATCGGAAG atTGATGACATGGGAACGGTGGTGGGAAACTGGCAAACGGTTAGAGTTCCAGGCAGCGAGAAAACGCTGCGTCTGTCAGAGCTCGAGCCTTCCAGCCTGTACGAGGTTCTGATGGTGGCTCGGAGTTCCGCCGGTGAGGGTCAACCGGCCATGCTGACATTCCGCACCGGAAAAG AAAAGAACACCTCCTCCAGCAATAAGAACACTTCCAAGCCCGCCACCGTTCCCATCTCGCCCAAAGTTGTGGAGCCGTCGAGAACGAATTACGGAGTCATCCAACACGACCGAG GTTCCCTCCCGGTACCCGAGGCTCCTGACCGTCCAACCATCTCCATGGCAACCGAGAGCTCGGCGTACGTCACGTGGATCCCACGAGCCAACGGCGGCTCCCCCATCGCGGCTTTCCGGGTGGAGTACAGACGAGGCCGCAGCGCCGAGTGGCTAGTGGCGGCGGATAACATCTCCCCGCTCAAGCTGTCGGTTGAAATTAGGAATCTGGAGCCTG GGTCCAGCTATAAATTTCGAGTCATAGCCGCTAACACGTACGGCGACAGTTTTCCCAGCATTCCCTCCAAGCCCTACCAGGTTCCACAGGCCAATCCTCGCATGGCCGACCGGCCGGTGGTCGGACCTCACATCTCATCGACTGACGCTATCAGCGACACACAGATCATGCTGCGCTGGACC TACAACCCGTCGAGTAACAACAACACTCCGATCCAAGGCTTCTACATCTACTACAGACCCACTGACAGCGACAATGACAGCGACTACAAAAGAGACGTGGTGGAAG GTGTGAAGAACTGGCACATGATTGGATATCTGCAGCCAGAGACCTCCTACGATATCAAAATGCAGTGCTTTAACGGTGGGGGGCAGAGCGATTACAGCAACGTCATGATCTGTGAAACCAGAG CTCGCCAGTCTCCCGGGTCTCCCAGTCAGCACCCCTTCACCCCTCCTGGACCCCACCTCCCTGAGCCCTCCAGCTCACCTGGCGGACTGCTCTATCTGATTGTGGGCTGTGTTTTGGTGGTGATGGTGCTCATCCTGCTGTCTTTCATCGCCATGTGTCTGTGGAGGAATCGCCAGCAGAACAACACGAACA AGTTTGACCCTCCTGGCTACCTGTACCAGCCTGCAGAGTTGAACGGTCACGTCCTTGAATACACCACGCTGGCGCCGGGCAGCAGCCGTGCCAATGGGAGCATCCATGGTAGCTACGGGCACAGTGGCCAGATGTTACCCCAGGGGTGccaccacctccaccacaaaCTACCCAACGGCTTGGCGCTGCTTAACGGCTCCGGCGGTTTATTCTCACCCGGCCACCCACACGGCCACGAAGGCGCGCTGCCCTGTAGCGCCCATGACTGCGAGCACTCGCACCCTCACCACCACTTAAAC GGCGGAGGCGCATACACGGCTCTTCCTCAGACGGAGAACTCTGACTGCATGAGCTGTCAGAACCTGTGCAACAACAACAG ATGTCACAACAAGACCAACGGCACTTTCCCCAATGGCACGCTGCCTTTGATGCACCGAGTGGCACCCTGCCAGCAGGATGGGATGGAGATGGTCCCTCTGGGCCAGGTTTCACCTCAGTGTCGAGGCTCCGACCCAGAGGCTGACAGAGGGTACCAACCAAATGAGCTCCAGGGGTCCTTGCCCTCACAACGTTCCTTCTGTTTGATTCAGAACAACGAAAACTCCCCAGGGGATAGCACTG